The window TTCACGAACCGCCCTTGCCAGGGCGGGACCTCCGCGGTGTACCGGCCGTCCGGTCCCACGGGGTGGAAGACGGGGAGGCCGTAGCGCCGGCCCAGCTCCAAATCCTCCTCCCCGTAGGCGGGGGCGATGTGCACGATCCCCGTGCCCTCCTCCGTGCTGACGAACTCCGCGGGAAGCACGGTCCAGGTGGGCTCGGAGGCCTCGTAGAACCGGAAGGGAGGTTCGTAGGCGAGCCCCACGAGCCTGGCTCCCGGAACCTCCTCCACCGCCTCGTACGGGCCCTGCAGGACCCGGTCCACGAGGTCCCGGGCCACCACCAGGATCTCGTCCCCCTGGCGGACCTTCAGGTACGGCACGTGCGGGTGCACCGCGCAGGCGGCGTTCGCGGGCAGGGTCCAGGGGGTGGTGGTCCACACGAGGAGGGAAGTCCGGGGATCGTCCCGCAGCCGGAACCGCACGTAAATCGAGGGATCCTCCACCTCCTCGTACCCCAGGGCCACCTCGTGACTGCTCAGGGGCGTCCCGCACCGAGGGCAGTAGGGCACCACCTTATAGGCCTGGTACATGAGGCCCCGGTCCCAGAGCTGCCGGAGGATCCACCAGACCGACTCGATGTACTCGTCCGTGAAGGTGATGTAGGGATGCTCGTAATCGAGCCAGAAGGCGATGCGCTCGCTGAGGCGCACCCACTCCTGCTCGTACCGGAACACGGAGGCCTTGCACCGCTCGTTGAAGCGGGCGATCCCGTACGCCTCGATCTCCCGCTTGCTGTCTAACCCCAGCTCCTTTTCGACCTCGATCTCCACGGGAAGCCCGTGGGTGTCCCACCCTGCCTTGCGGGGCACGTAGTAGCCCCGCATGGTACGGTAGCGGGGGATCACGTCCTTGTAGGCCCGGGCGAGCACGTGGTGCACCCCCGGGAGTCCATTCGCGGTGGGCGGCCCCTCGTAGAAGGTGAATTGGGGCCGTCCTTCCCGCAGCCGGAGGCTCAGCCGAAAAACGTCCTGCTCCCGCCAGAAGGCCAGGATGCGCTCCTCCAGCTCCGGGAAGTTCACCTTGGGCGATGCCGGTGTAAATCCCATGGCCACTCCCTCCCTGAACAAACAAAAATGCCCGCCCGGTCGGGACGGGCAATCCCCGGAACTCTCTGCGGCGCCGGAACCCGCGGTACTCCTCCCCTTCCCCGCTTTTGCCCGGAATTCTACCACGCGGTCCGGTCCGACCGTCAACGCCGCGGGCCTCCCCGCCTACCGTCGCCCCTCCGACCCGCCCACGCAGACCTGCAATCCCAGGACTTCCCGGCACTCGGGTGCGCGGGCCGGCCCCCGCTCCGCGGCGGGGAGGAAGGCGCTGCGGATCGCGCTCCACAGCAGGGCGGCGCCCTGGCCCCGGGTAAGATAGGGGCCCGTCGTCGAGATGCTTCCCGGAAGGCCCAGGGCCCGCAGAAGCGAGAGCGCGGAGGAGACGGAGAGGGGATACCCCAGGGTGGAATAGGAAGCCGAGCGAACCGCCAGCAGCGTCTCCAGGGCCGCGGGACTCCCGCGGGCCCGGAGGAAGTGCTCCAAGTTCTCCAGCCACTCCCGGAGGGACATTTTGCGGTCCAGGTGGAGTCCTCCCCGGAGTCGGTAGGAACCGTTGAAAAGCCCCCGCCGGAGCAGTTCCACCGCTTCCGGGTATCCGGGGTCCAGCACGTCCTCGGGGACGGGAGGTCTGGGAGCGCTGAGGCGGATGCCCGCCGCCTGGAGGGCCCGCCGGAGGGTTTGGAGGGCCTGAGAATCCTCCAGGAAAACCGTGGGAGGACGCCCCAGGGCATGGGCCAAGGCGATGGTGATCCCCGCGGCTTCCCCGAGGCTCATCTGGAGGGGCACCACCCGGGCGGAGAAGGCGGCCACGGAATCGAAGGAGGCCGCGGGAGAAACCACCAGGAGGTTGGTGAACCCGTCCGGCACGAGGCACCGGAGGGGGACTCCGTAAGGAGCGGGGATCCCGGGGAGGTAGGGAGGTTCGCCGGCGATGTAGCTCTGGCCGTCCATGGGGTACCCGCCCAGGGAGAGGGCATCCGGAAAGTCCCGGCCGTACAGCACGTCGTCCGCCCGGAGGCGGTAGCGGCCGACCAGGTGCCGGCTCTCCCGGACGTAGAGGGAAGGGGCCACGCCCAGGAGTTCTGCGGAACCGAAGAGGTCCGGAGCGATACGCCGGAGGAAACGCACCACCCTCCCCACCTCCGCCTGGGCCTGGAGGTAGGCCTGGCGGGAGCTCTCCGGATCGGTGGCGTCCACCCCAAACACCTGCAACCCCTTCACGAGGACCGTGCCGTCGTCCTGGAGGGCGAGCTCCAACCCTCGAAGGGCAAACCGCTCGGGATCGCTGGGGACGTACCGGGCCACAAGGTCGTTGAACCCCCAGATCATCCGGCCGACCCGGCCGCTCCCCATGGGGCACGGACGGCGTGGGCAGGCCCGGGATCCCACCCGCTCCCAGGAGAGGCCCCCGAGCCGGAAGATCAGGGATGCCGCCATCTGGCGCCGATCCAAGCCCGTGTCCTCCCGTCCCACCGTGAAGCGCGCACCCGCCGCAGCCGCCAGGGTGGCGAGGTCCGTGGCGTCCAGGAAGGCTGCGGCCCGCACCTCCACCGTCCCGCCCGGTGTCGCGAAGGAGGCCATTTCCAGACGGTGGGACGTTCCCTGAACACCCACCAGCCTCCACCCCAGACGGGGGACCACGGAGGCCTCGGAGAGCATGCTCCTGAGCACCTGCTCCGCCCGCTCCACGTCCAGGCCATCCCGGCTCCCGATCCTCAGCACGAACTGCGCGGTGAGACCGCCGTAGAGGGGATGCCCCCGGCGATCCCACGTCAAATCCACGGTGTTGAGCCAGCTCCGGGAGAAGACACCCCCGACCGATCCCGTAGGCTCCGCAAGCAGCACCCGAACGCCCCGGGAGGCCGCGGCCACGGCCGCGGTCACCCCTTGCGGCGTGGCCCCGTACACGAGGAGGTCCACGGTGAGGGAGCGGGGTTGCGCGGAGAGAGGGGCCGGCAGAGCCAGGAGGAGCCCCATCACAAGGCAGAAGCAGATTCTGCAGGAAGGGCTACGTTCGCGCACCGACAGATCCCTCCCGTTCCGCGATCACATCCTGGCTTAACTACGTACAGAACCGTCCAGGCTCCTGCAGGAATCGCGCTTCCCTTGAACTCAGGGACCTCTCCCCGTAGCATGGCAGGAGAGTTGGATCAGGGGAAGCCCACCTCCATGCGACAGGCCTACCTGGAAGCCCCGCGGCGGCTCGTGCTCCGGGAGGCACCGGTGCCGGAGCCGGGCCCAGGGGAGGTCGTGGTCCGGACCCGCGTCGCCCTCACCTGCGGCACGGATCTCAAAACCTACCGGCAGGGTCACCCGCGGATCCCCGTACCCGGCCCCTTCGGTCATGAGGGGGCGGGGGAGATCGCCGAGGTGGGGGAAGGGGTGGAGGGATGGCGGGTGGGCGAGCGGGTGGTGTGGCTTCCCACGGCTCCTTGCGGTGCCTGCTCCCGCTGCGAGGAGGGACGCGGCA is drawn from Armatimonadota bacterium and contains these coding sequences:
- a CDS encoding FAD-dependent oxidoreductase — its product is MRERSPSCRICFCLVMGLLLALPAPLSAQPRSLTVDLLVYGATPQGVTAAVAAASRGVRVLLAEPTGSVGGVFSRSWLNTVDLTWDRRGHPLYGGLTAQFVLRIGSRDGLDVERAEQVLRSMLSEASVVPRLGWRLVGVQGTSHRLEMASFATPGGTVEVRAAAFLDATDLATLAAAAGARFTVGREDTGLDRRQMAASLIFRLGGLSWERVGSRACPRRPCPMGSGRVGRMIWGFNDLVARYVPSDPERFALRGLELALQDDGTVLVKGLQVFGVDATDPESSRQAYLQAQAEVGRVVRFLRRIAPDLFGSAELLGVAPSLYVRESRHLVGRYRLRADDVLYGRDFPDALSLGGYPMDGQSYIAGEPPYLPGIPAPYGVPLRCLVPDGFTNLLVVSPAASFDSVAAFSARVVPLQMSLGEAAGITIALAHALGRPPTVFLEDSQALQTLRRALQAAGIRLSAPRPPVPEDVLDPGYPEAVELLRRGLFNGSYRLRGGLHLDRKMSLREWLENLEHFLRARGSPAALETLLAVRSASYSTLGYPLSVSSALSLLRALGLPGSISTTGPYLTRGQGAALLWSAIRSAFLPAAERGPARAPECREVLGLQVCVGGSEGRR